The following coding sequences are from one Candidatus Wallbacteria bacterium window:
- a CDS encoding tetratricopeptide repeat protein gives MQKDKETFPDFQNMQGIRAYEEGKTMQAIKYFKQAISLNQTYVEAYVNLGVTYSDSGLKDDAVKAFERAYLLDPNYMDTFGLTVTKREEATSAHKRMALEYMNKNQFQDALMEIEIACRKKPNYPDYYNIRGVILIKLKRFEEALESIKKALELNPEYDSAKSNLALIHYYRGLHYFETGLEMEAVKEWKRSLIIDPVKSLVKLHLNQEKDKITMRITCPGCKEMLNLDWKYCPYCGSKRRQDATLPD, from the coding sequence ATGCAGAAAGACAAGGAAACTTTCCCCGATTTTCAGAACATGCAGGGCATCAGGGCGTACGAAGAAGGAAAGACTATGCAGGCCATCAAGTATTTCAAGCAGGCCATCTCCCTGAATCAGACTTATGTGGAAGCATATGTGAATCTGGGGGTCACTTATTCAGACAGCGGTCTGAAAGACGATGCTGTGAAAGCTTTTGAACGCGCTTATCTGCTGGACCCGAACTATATGGATACTTTCGGCCTGACTGTGACGAAGAGGGAAGAAGCGACTTCCGCTCACAAGCGGATGGCGCTGGAGTATATGAACAAGAATCAGTTTCAGGACGCCCTGATGGAGATTGAGATCGCCTGCCGGAAAAAGCCGAATTACCCGGATTATTATAATATCCGCGGAGTGATTCTGATCAAGCTCAAACGCTTCGAGGAAGCTCTGGAATCGATCAAAAAGGCTCTGGAACTGAATCCTGAGTATGATTCCGCCAAGAGCAACCTGGCCCTGATCCATTATTACCGCGGCCTGCATTACTTTGAAACTGGTCTGGAAATGGAAGCAGTCAAGGAGTGGAAACGGTCCCTGATCATTGATCCTGTCAAGAGCCTGGTGAAGCTGCATCTCAACCAGGAAAAGGACAAGATCACGATGAGGATCACCTGTCCGGGCTGCAAGGAAATGCTCAACCTGGACTGGAAATACTGCCCGTATTGCGG